The Lycium barbarum isolate Lr01 chromosome 9, ASM1917538v2, whole genome shotgun sequence genome has a segment encoding these proteins:
- the LOC132609589 gene encoding myb-related protein 308-like, protein MGRKLCCSKEGLKKGAWTPKEDMLLTEYMKEHGEGTGWRSLPKKAGLLRCGKSCRLRWVNYLKPGLNRGTFTPEEDDLIVRLYTLLGSRWSLIAGRVPGRTDNDIKNYWNTHLLKKLKAQGNEPRHKYVGKHTRRRTKEKSNDSSQISKKCNKEKKKRREKKGKIEENCEIGDKDQVAIKTEEQCRTQDFAQAASSYNSQDGTSSVASNSEVAGEKELVSCNVHCSSQNIEDKNQDEIYEKLQVIDELLLNDNCLVALNQCTEINSESHMLLEGVYEEYFQLVSENSCHFY, encoded by the exons ATGGGAAGAAAACTATGTTGTTCTAAAGAAGGTCTAAAGAAAGGTGCATGGACACCAAAAGAAGATATGTTGCTTACTGAATACATGAAGGAACATGGTGAAGGTACTGGTTGGAGATCTCTTCCTAAGAAAGCTG GGCTATTAAGATGTGGCAAGAGTTGTAGATTAAGATGGGTAAATTATCTGAAGCCAGGACTCAATAGAGGTACTTTTACACCTGAAGAAGATGATCTTATTGTTAGACTTTATACTCTTCTAGGTAGTCGTTGGTCCCTAATTGCTGGAAGAGTACCTGGTCGAACGGATAATGACATCAAGAATTATTGGAACACGCATCTTCTCAAGAAACTCAAAGCTCAAGGAAATGAGCCAAGACACAAATATGTGGGTAAACACACTCGAAGAAGAACAAAGGAGAAATCAAATGACTCTTCCCAGATTAGTAAAAAATGTAacaaggaaaagaagaagagaagggaGAAGAagggaaaaattgaagaaaattgtgaaattggagacAAAGATCAAGTAGCCATAAAGACAGAGGAGCAGTGTCGTACACAAGATTTTGCGCAAGCAGCTA GTTCTTATAACAGTCAAGATGGAACAAGCAGTGTTGCCTCAAATAGTGAAGTAGCTGGTGAGAAAGAATTAGTTTCTTGCAATGTCCATTGTTCTTCTCAAAATATTGAAGATAAAAACCAAGATGAAATTTATGAGAAGCTCCAAGTGattgatgaattactacttaatGACAATTGCCTTGTTGCACTTAATCAATGCACAGAGATCAATAGTGAAAGCCACATGCTATTGGAAGGTGTCTATGAAGAGTATTTTCAACTTGTTTCCGAAAATTCATGTCATTTTTATTAA